A DNA window from Paenibacillus sp. HWE-109 contains the following coding sequences:
- a CDS encoding YjcZ family sporulation protein, whose product MSAVGAYSSGAILVLFILLVIITSAFVI is encoded by the coding sequence ATGTCAGCAGTCGGTGCATACTCATCCGGGGCCATCTTGGTACTCTTTATTTTATTGGTTATTATCACTAGCGCTTTTGTTATTTAA